A genomic stretch from Ammoniphilus sp. CFH 90114 includes:
- a CDS encoding cytochrome C codes for MGKKGIQFILGFVLAFGLGYLIYQGMGSEVAEVVEPQVTEPAPVSATTEPAATTAETEVLVQKGCLACHAVSGLGLDGGVTGPDLSQAYMNVADKHGVPLDEFLKAPTSAVMSSVLGSNPLTDEERQALIEALQKASGH; via the coding sequence ATGGGCAAAAAAGGAATTCAATTTATACTTGGATTTGTTCTAGCCTTTGGACTAGGATATTTGATTTATCAAGGAATGGGCTCCGAGGTGGCAGAGGTTGTCGAGCCACAAGTAACAGAGCCAGCTCCAGTTAGCGCGACCACCGAGCCAGCAGCTACAACAGCAGAAACAGAGGTTCTTGTTCAGAAAGGTTGTTTGGCTTGCCATGCCGTATCTGGCCTCGGACTGGATGGGGGAGTGACGGGACCAGACTTATCGCAGGCTTATATGAATGTGGCCGATAAACATGGGGTGCCATTGGACGAATTCCTGAAGGCGCCGACTTCTGCGGTCATGTCTAGTGTGCTTGGAAGCAATCCGTTAACAGATGAAGAACGCCAAGCTTTAATAGAAGCTTTACAGAAAGCGTCGGGACATTAG
- a CDS encoding DUF4129 domain-containing protein — protein MSLRSALKRGICLYSEGIWLYFGLALYAKIEWQRTELFLPWTWLFIGVTGFLIPLLLQKWTQKVSVLFGVSLIALLPQLYGSWKLGIQAGYGYAGLVTFLLFVLYVRSGYLVYHEPTRVQLILRFEGNVILYILFVLFMTVNPDVEQFLHLPFVVGILASLMAIVFTLQPEEAGQESVQVRTVGSMGNVAVPMLGVVLLGILFGLSVLMPQVRTGMVGLLTNLAEGGVWLGKWALGVITWLLSLVSVTEEMGVLPPAPGQVSPGNQEGEWVQSLSFPWQLVLFLLLVSLIVVLWLVFGHRPRMKPVSRSPVKIRQTWNRPSWKAIWSRLVNYLRQCLEKWRRKFPGYYALQLYWYFHQVEQWGRKQGVTRLAAETPREYSIRLAGRVELSDAQRSMLIRLGDCYTAAYYSGGRKVDDREFGQLITELRGYRTS, from the coding sequence GTGAGTCTGCGATCGGCCTTGAAACGAGGGATATGCCTTTATAGTGAAGGAATATGGTTGTATTTTGGATTAGCTCTGTATGCCAAAATTGAGTGGCAGAGGACTGAGCTTTTTTTACCTTGGACCTGGCTCTTTATAGGTGTTACGGGATTTTTGATTCCTTTGCTCTTGCAAAAATGGACTCAGAAAGTGTCCGTCTTGTTTGGCGTTAGTTTAATTGCTCTCCTACCTCAGCTGTATGGGAGTTGGAAATTAGGGATTCAGGCAGGTTATGGCTATGCTGGTTTGGTAACTTTTCTCCTTTTCGTGTTATATGTCCGAAGCGGTTATCTGGTTTATCATGAGCCTACTCGTGTGCAGTTGATCTTGCGCTTTGAGGGAAATGTCATATTGTATATCCTCTTTGTTCTCTTCATGACGGTGAACCCAGATGTGGAGCAGTTCCTCCACTTGCCTTTTGTTGTGGGAATCCTCGCAAGCTTGATGGCAATTGTTTTCACCCTACAGCCAGAGGAGGCTGGACAGGAATCGGTTCAAGTGAGAACGGTGGGAAGCATGGGGAATGTGGCCGTTCCCATGCTAGGTGTTGTCTTATTAGGAATCTTGTTCGGATTATCGGTGCTCATGCCACAAGTACGAACAGGGATGGTCGGCTTGTTGACCAATCTGGCAGAAGGTGGCGTCTGGTTGGGAAAATGGGCTCTTGGGGTGATCACCTGGCTTCTTAGTCTAGTATCTGTAACCGAGGAGATGGGAGTATTGCCTCCTGCACCTGGACAAGTATCGCCAGGGAATCAGGAAGGAGAATGGGTGCAGAGCCTTTCGTTTCCTTGGCAATTGGTCCTTTTTCTCTTGCTTGTTTCGTTAATTGTCGTGCTATGGTTGGTATTTGGGCATAGACCGAGGATGAAGCCCGTTTCCCGGAGTCCTGTTAAAATAAGACAAACTTGGAATCGTCCCTCATGGAAGGCGATCTGGAGTCGATTGGTTAATTATTTGCGACAATGTTTAGAGAAGTGGAGAAGGAAGTTTCCGGGTTACTATGCTCTTCAGCTCTATTGGTATTTTCATCAGGTAGAGCAATGGGGAAGGAAACAAGGGGTAACTCGTCTTGCTGCTGAAACCCCAAGGGAATATAGCATTCGACTGGCTGGCCGTGTAGAGTTGTCGGATGCGCAACGTTCCATGTTAATTAGGTTAGGGGACTGTTATACGGCAGCGTACTATTCAGGTGGAAGGAAAGTGGATGATCGTGAATTTGGTCAGCTGATTACGGAATTAAGAGGATACAGGACATCTTAG